The DNA segment TGTCCAATTATCATAACAGCTTTAAGTGATCCTCGGAGCCCATTTCATTAATCATCCTGTCTACATGAAAGTCATTTGAGGCTTCACCAACATCaccagttataaaaaaaaaaaaaaggctccaGAACACAAGAAAATTGACTCAACTTATCAATGGTTTTAGCTCatatacaataataaaaaaaagtcaaCTGTAATTAGTGACAGGTTCACActcgataaatatatatatatatattttttattttcaaaaaaccAGTAAAAGCGATCAGAGTCTGCAAGCTTGGTTAGAAGCATATACTCGGGTGTTTCTCTGGATGCTTATTTGGGAAGAATATCCTTTGTCATTGTACCATTCAGGAATTAAGATTCCTTTAATCCAATTTCAATTCCCTCCCTTTCTCCTTTTCTTACACAACTATTAATCTATCAGCAAACCCAGCTCATCCCTCGCCCCCTACTATATTTGTACTAACCGCCATCATGGTACCCTCCTCTTCTCTCTCTATAAatccctctctctctcctccactTTTCTCAACCACTTGTTCTTCCTCTGCCTCCGCTTCTTCTTCTGCTTGTTGCTGCTCTTTGTCTATTTCTTTTAAAGCTTTGAGCTTTTCTTCTGTTAGGGCAATCCCAATTACCATTTCTTGCAAGCAGGATTCTAATAGGCTAAAAAGATTTCATCTTTTTAAAGCTAAAGCTAAAGCCAACGATAGCCATATGACTATTACGGAGGTTAGAGAAGAGGAGGGGGAGAATTCTCCTCTTTTGCTTGATTCTGAGACCAATTCTAGGCCTCGCCGCATTGCTCTTTTTGTTGAGCCTTCTCCATTTGCGTGAGTCTTTCTTTTGCTGTTGATCTTTAAAAGATGCTGAAGTGATGGCTTAATTATATCTTTATCAACTTTTGATTAACTTTTTTGGGTTTATGACCAATCACTGACTTCGATTGTTCTGTTGTTGCTTTGTGCTTGATTTAGTTGAATTTCACGGTTCTAGGTTAAAATTTCAAGACTTTTTTTTTCCTTGACCTTTATTTTTGTTTCCAATGGTGTCCTTTATTGCTGACGTGAGAGTTTTGGTGCCCTGCCAGCTGCTAATGTTGTGAAATATAAGTCTTAACTGTGTGGTTTCTTCAGTGCTGAAGTACGTTGGTTGATTTAAGTTTGATTCATCTATACTTGGGTTTTTTTTTGGCCTTTTGGTATATGGTTCTATTGGGAATGTTTATATTCAATTGTCTTCCGCGTGGTCACTTAGCTGCTCTGCAATGATGATTCTCTGTGAttaagtaatgtttattcattgaTCTGAGATTTGGATCCATACCTTTTTTCTGTTCTTTATCTACTATGTTACGTTCATTTCATTAGTTGTTGTAATCTTGGTTGGTTTCTTTGGTTTCACTGTTTTTCGGCTGAGTGCTGTTCATCAGCCATTGGTACTCTGGAACGATTTTTCCAACACAAATGGTTGGCTTATTGATATTGCGTTTATGTCTGTGCTGTTTTGTCATGTTCTTGTTTGTGGTGCGTCCTCCACTGGGGAGGTTTAAACTTTTAACTATATTTATTCTTTGAGGTGGCCGTTCTGTTTGTAAAGTGAATCTCATTAGTAATGGCTATTAGTTAATGACAAATAAGCATCAATGTGGCCTTCCAGTTGGAAGACACTAGTTCTTAAATTCATGAGGTAAATGCTCTATCTGTTAAGCTATCTGCCCACATTGTTGCAGATGATTTATCCATGTGTTCCATTTGTGTTTGTGTTCTTTCCTACCTCTTGGGAAAGCCAAACAAAATTATCCCACACAAGAAATACTACAACTGCTACTTTCTACTAAACCTATAATTTGGAATTTGGTCACAAGGATCAATGAGTCTGCTGTTGTTGTAGACTTTAGgttctcatagtaaatatatctaatattaaaatattgattaTTGATACCTAACTATTTCTAGTTGCTTCAAAAATGAGAGATAAGGTATCTGAATTGATGATTTGGCTAAGAGAGATGATAGGAGCATTTCAACTGTAACTCATGTATCAGCCTTGTTTAGTTGTTTGTTAATTTTGGAATAGTAGTTCATTCACATGAaggtttatatttattatatcagTTGTAAGGTAAGAAGTGGACACTCATTAAATCCTCTGTTTCCTTTTGTTCTGCAGATATGTGTCAGGATATAAAAATCGGTTCcagaattttatcaaatatttacgtGAAATGGGTGATGAGGTAATTTTATAATGATTCGATTGGGAATTTTTCACGACTAGGTTTAATATTTTGTAATCCAAACATATGCCATCCTCGCTGAAAGTTGATGATGCTTCTCAAGGATGAGCATATGGGTGGGGACAGATTGCTTGTTATCCATTTTACAGTGTAAAATCTATCTCCATACTATTTTCATTTTTGGGTATTGGGAGGTCTTGGGCTAAATAATAGATTAGGTAGTCCTCTCTTTATCTCATGAAACCCTCTCGCCCAACTCCAATAGAATTTGAAATTAAGATCTCCTAGTTGGAATTCTAAGTTATAACCATTGTGGCATCCCCTTGaggatatttattttttttttaatttaggttTCCAGCATGAATTCAGAGTTTGAAACCCTTGAGTCACAACGGTTCAAATAATTGGCTTTGTCCGGCAAAGCTTAAGATTTTGCCTCTGCCAGTCTGCCTGTTTTTCTATTTGCTATTTCCAGTCTAACTATCAACCAGCTTGCTTCTTTAAAGCTTCAACTTGCTGTTTTaacattttgcttctcttggtaaAAATGCCTTTACATAATAAAACTGACAAATTGTTTTGCTCATACATGGCATAGGTGATGGTTGTAACAACACATGAAGGAGTACCTCAGGAGTTTTATGGAGCAAAATTGATTGGATCACGGAGGTTGGTACAATAACCTTAGGCTGTCTTGATGAATTAACTTCTATATACGCAAATCTTAAGGATGCTATTATAATAGTTAAGTTGGACGGTGATTTGTTCTTTTGGCCTGCAAGTAATTTGCTGCTGTTGTtgcattatatttattattacaaATAGCTATTACACATAGTTAAAAACTATCAAATATTCTTTTGTTTAGATGTCATAGTTCAACTGCATGATTTTAAAGTCTGCACGCGTTCAGTAATGTTGGCTTTAATACATTGGTTTTCTCTTATGGTTCTCAAGTTTTCCCCCTCTTTGCAGCTTCCCCTGTCCCTGGTACCAAAAGGTGCCTCTTTCTTTGGCACTGAGTCCAAGAATAATTTCAGAAGTTGCACGGTTTAAGCCTGACATAATACATGCATCATCACCTGGGATAATGGTAAGTTTTTGCATTCAAACATATAGCTgatagtacaaaaaaaaaaaaaaaaaaaaaaaaactgttggCAATACAGGGCTGACAGTTGCAATCTGTGCTGTAGGTTTTTGGCGCTCTCATTATTGCAAAACTGTTGTGTGTCCCTATAGTGATGTCTTATCACACTCATGTCCCTGTGTGAGTTTGGTTCTTCTATGATCTTTTTGACATTTTTGCTGCACTTGTTTATGCTGCTTATTCGGTCTTCTACTGCCGGAGTTCTTTACGATGTATAAAGTGTCATGGCTGAGCATTATTCTTTTTTCATTTGCAGATACATCCCAAGGTATACTTTTAGCTGGCTGGTTAAACCCATGTGGTTGATTATAAGTATGTGAGCTTTTCATTCCTTTGTCATAGTTCAGTGCAGATGCCAAAGTCTTAAGATTGCAGACCCATAACttacatttttttcctttttatcagAATTTCTTCACCGAGCAGCTGATCTTACACTGGTGCCATCAGCTGCTATTGGGAGGGATCTCCAAGCAGCTAGGGTGACAGCAGGTGGGCGTAAACATCTAGTTCCTTATTGGTTACCTATATCCCATAGTTTATTTGTCAATTCAGAGAAAGTTGAGTATATAAAACTCTGCGCCAAAATTTtcagttatttttaaaataattttctagaGCATTTTATTTCACAATGTAACAAAAATAAATGACATGTGCTTCATTTCCAAATCTCCTACTGTTCAAAGCCTTTCTGTGTCACTTTACACCCCTCAGTATAATTGGTTTTGCATATTTTTCAGCTAATAAGATTCGCCTTTGGAATAAGGGTGTTGACTCTGAAAGCTTCCACCCTCGTTTCCGCTCTAATGAAATGCGATGGAGATTATGGTAAGACCTTTATGTCCAAATCATCATAACCTTGTCATTCAAGTTCTTCAAAGTGATTTATTTTTGTTCTAAACAGCAATGGTGAACCTGAGAAACCATTAATAGTCCATGTTGGACGACTTGGAGTTGAGAAGAGTTTGGATTTCCTTAAAAGGTATtagctctctccctctctctaatTTGTTACTTGCAATTTATCAATATAGGCCCACCAAATTCTTGGAAATTTGACATATGAGTGGAACTGGTGGGGCTTACTTAACAAAAAATATAACTGAACTGACGAAATTTGATTATGTTGGTGCTAATGTTTTAGTTTTGGTTTATGTTTGGTTAGTATTTTGTAGAATTTGATGTTTGGTTATCAAATtgatattttgaaaaattataattgaaataacTGATTTTCCATTATGatcatataatttttaattattaatcatatgaatttataaattattaaattttattactaACCAAAAGAACTAAGGCTATGTTTGATATGATGTAATCAAAGTTGTAATGTAATCGTGATTATGCTGCATTTTATATTACGTTGTTTGGTAACACAAAAAAATTTGATATAATGGAATGACAATCACGTAACgtaattaattatacttaaagTAACGTAATGGTCATTACATATAAAAATGAATGTAACCATGAttacttattttgattttttaatttattgtgaATGCTATCACCACTATTACTATTCGGCCACtactgctcctacaccacaaccATTACCACCATCATCTTGTTACCACTATCGCTATTACTATCACTTGACTATCGTTATCACTATTTAGCTATTGTTATTTCTACTACCACTTGATCACCAACATCACTATTGCCTCACCTTGCTACCACCACTACTATCTAATTACTACTGTCGCCACCACCGCCACCGCCACCGCCACCGCCACCGCCACCACTATCACTCAACTATTAATCACTACAATCATTATTacttattattaacattataaataaattaaatattaaaataaaaattattattgtattgcactacttatatttttattttgcaatCAAATATAAGAACTTAATGACAATTACTttacattacattataattttgattGTATTACATAATTGATTCATTGCATTACTTTACGTTCTACCAAAAGTATCTAAGTGGCTGAAACGAAAAATGTTAATTTGTTTAGATTGATTTTCTAACTTATTCAGTTAAGTATTTTTAAAAGgtctagtggaatttgtttagcGGAAAATTTTGTTCGGTTAACTGGATGCAAACACCTAATTGGTGCTAAAAAACGTCTGAAAAGCTTTTGTTGTTGGCTGCATTTAAAGATCTCTTCCAATAACCAATGGGATTATGCATTTAAACCTTTGCAGTACATCTTCCCTTAAAGTTCTGATCCTTCCAGGCATCCACTTAGTATTTCGTAATTGTTCTTTAGGATCTATCTCTTTGTTTGTCAATGGCATCTCATACTGGAATTATTCTGGTACTGCAACATATCTCTCTTTTCTTCTCCCTTCTTCTCTCCTCATTTTTATGCGATTCGAAGCTATCATATTTGACGTCATACTTTCACTTCTGTTCTTTGTAATGTATGGTATCCTTGTGTTTATGTTTCCGCATTTAACAACATTTTATACTCGGCTAAGGTATTTCATGGTTTTTAACCTATGGCATTTAATGAATTTGATTCAACAGCGTCATGGATAGACTTCCAGATGCAAGAATTGCCTTTATTGGAGATGGCCCATATAGGTAATTACTCTTTTTTATTTAGAATAATTGAAGAATGGTAGTC comes from the Hevea brasiliensis isolate MT/VB/25A 57/8 chromosome 5, ASM3005281v1, whole genome shotgun sequence genome and includes:
- the LOC110650820 gene encoding sulfoquinovosyl transferase SQD2 isoform X1, translating into MVPSSSLSINPSLSPPLFSTTCSSSASASSSACCCSLSISFKALSFSSVRAIPITISCKQDSNRLKRFHLFKAKAKANDSHMTITEVREEEGENSPLLLDSETNSRPRRIALFVEPSPFAYVSGYKNRFQNFIKYLREMGDEVMVVTTHEGVPQEFYGAKLIGSRSFPCPWYQKVPLSLALSPRIISEVARFKPDIIHASSPGIMVFGALIIAKLLCVPIVMSYHTHVPVYIPRYTFSWLVKPMWLIIKFLHRAADLTLVPSAAIGRDLQAARVTAANKIRLWNKGVDSESFHPRFRSNEMRWRLCNGEPEKPLIVHVGRLGVEKSLDFLKSVMDRLPDARIAFIGDGPYREELEKMFSGMPTVFTGMLGGEELSQAYASGDVFVMPSESETLGLVVLEAMSSGIPVVAARAGGIPDIIPPDQEGKTGFLFSPGDLDDCLGKLEPLLNNRELRETIGKAAREEMEKYDWRAATRKIRNEQYNAAIWFWRKKRAQLLRPIQWLVKRLFPSPEVNYR
- the LOC110650820 gene encoding sulfoquinovosyl transferase SQD2 isoform X2, which translates into the protein MVPSSSLSINPSLSPPLFSTTCSSSASASSSACCCSLSISFKALSFSSVRAIPITISCKQDSNRLKRFHLFKAKAKANDSHMTITEVREEEGENSPLLLDSETNSRPRRIALFVEPSPFAYVSGYKNRFQNFIKYLREMGDEVMVVTTHEGVPQEFYGAKLIGSRRYIPRYTFSWLVKPMWLIIKFLHRAADLTLVPSAAIGRDLQAARVTAANKIRLWNKGVDSESFHPRFRSNEMRWRLCNGEPEKPLIVHVGRLGVEKSLDFLKSVMDRLPDARIAFIGDGPYREELEKMFSGMPTVFTGMLGGEELSQAYASGDVFVMPSESETLGLVVLEAMSSGIPVVAARAGGIPDIIPPDQEGKTGFLFSPGDLDDCLGKLEPLLNNRELRETIGKAAREEMEKYDWRAATRKIRNEQYNAAIWFWRKKRAQLLRPIQWLVKRLFPSPEVNYR